One window of the Paenibacillus beijingensis genome contains the following:
- a CDS encoding sugar kinase, whose amino-acid sequence MNKLDVVTFGEAMAMFVADSPGDLAEVSQFTRRLAGAETNVAIGLARLGLRSGWASRVGKDAFGQFIQAKLRSEKVNIDSVTTDERNPTGFQLKSRVEAGDPQVQYFRKRSAASFMGTEALGRDYFLSARHLHMTGIPLGISENTRAFAAEALNLMKQAGRTVSFDPNLRPSLWASREEMISVTNAFAFKCDWVLPGIEEAELLTGTRNVKAIAEFYLQHGVKLVVIKLGAEGAYYCSRTEEGAVPGFKVDNVIDTVGAGDGFSVGLISGLLLGYGVADSVVRGNAIGAMAVQTYGDHEGYPEEASLTSFIKQHLKGARCS is encoded by the coding sequence TTGAACAAGCTGGATGTGGTCACTTTCGGAGAGGCGATGGCGATGTTTGTCGCCGATTCGCCCGGCGATTTGGCGGAAGTCAGTCAGTTCACGCGCCGTTTGGCCGGAGCGGAAACGAATGTCGCAATCGGGCTCGCGCGGCTCGGCCTTCGCAGCGGATGGGCAAGCAGAGTGGGGAAGGACGCCTTCGGTCAGTTTATTCAAGCAAAGCTTCGGTCGGAAAAGGTGAATATCGACTCGGTGACGACCGATGAGCGGAACCCGACCGGCTTTCAGCTGAAATCCCGTGTCGAAGCAGGCGACCCGCAGGTGCAATATTTCCGCAAACGTTCGGCGGCAAGCTTTATGGGAACGGAAGCGCTGGGCCGCGACTATTTTCTGTCCGCCCGGCATTTGCATATGACCGGCATTCCGCTTGGAATTTCGGAGAACACGCGCGCGTTTGCCGCAGAGGCGTTGAACTTGATGAAGCAGGCGGGACGAACGGTCTCGTTTGATCCGAATTTGCGGCCGTCCCTGTGGGCTTCGCGGGAGGAAATGATTTCGGTAACGAATGCATTCGCCTTCAAGTGCGATTGGGTGCTCCCGGGTATCGAGGAAGCGGAGCTGCTGACCGGTACGCGGAATGTAAAGGCGATTGCCGAGTTTTACCTGCAGCACGGAGTCAAGCTAGTCGTCATCAAGTTGGGTGCCGAAGGAGCCTATTATTGCAGCCGGACGGAGGAAGGCGCCGTTCCCGGATTCAAGGTCGACAACGTTATCGATACGGTCGGAGCCGGAGACGGCTTCTCGGTCGGCTTGATCAGCGGCCTGCTGCTCGGCTATGGCGTAGCGGATTCGGTTGTGCGCGGCAATGCGATTGGAGCGATGGCTGTCCAAACCTACGGCGATCATGAAGGTTATCCGGAGGAAGCCTCGCTGACGTCATTTATTAAACAGCATCTGAAAGGAGCGAGATGTTCATGA
- a CDS encoding H-type small acid-soluble spore protein has product MNKQRAVEIADSPVMANVTFQGTNVYIQHVNEDETARIYPLGQPEQEQNVPLDSLIEQ; this is encoded by the coding sequence TTGAACAAACAACGGGCAGTTGAGATTGCGGATTCACCGGTAATGGCAAATGTAACCTTTCAAGGCACCAATGTATACATTCAACATGTAAATGAAGACGAAACCGCCCGGATTTATCCGCTCGGGCAACCGGAGCAGGAGCAAAACGTGCCGCTGGACAGCCTGATCGAGCAATAG
- a CDS encoding VanZ family protein: MKLKTRILLAMSWTSILFIFTCTVSLSMLLKHQYIHFNFNPDPHFRQFFRLMDINKIHDEWIVVKLGHFIGFAIMDVLLFNMVRRKNTALLLSILFAIVTEIFQLYFHRDGRLYDVLIDSSGALISYLLLSDRAFDKEIDTTR; encoded by the coding sequence ATGAAGCTGAAAACCCGAATTTTACTGGCGATGTCATGGACAAGCATCCTTTTTATTTTCACATGTACGGTCAGTTTAAGCATGCTGCTGAAGCATCAATATATTCATTTTAATTTCAATCCGGATCCTCACTTTCGGCAATTTTTCCGGCTGATGGACATCAATAAAATTCATGACGAATGGATCGTCGTCAAGCTCGGGCATTTCATCGGTTTTGCCATTATGGACGTCCTGTTGTTCAATATGGTCCGGAGAAAAAATACCGCTTTACTATTGTCTATCCTGTTCGCAATCGTTACGGAAATTTTCCAGCTGTATTTTCATCGTGACGGGCGGCTGTACGATGTACTGATTGATTCAAGCGGGGCGCTCATTTCTTATTTGCTGCTTTCGGACCGGGCTTTCGATAAGGAGATCGATACCACCCGTTGA
- the hxlA gene encoding 3-hexulose-6-phosphate synthase has protein sequence MNIQLALDRMTIQEAVDMARIVQDEVDWIEVGTSLIKEFGMDSVKELKRAFPDKTIVADMKTFDNAKYEFELCFNAGADVATVMGAAPLVTVETCMETAARFGAQVMIDLLHTSTEQQNTLHQFNDAVHCIHVSKDEQEQAGHQLKNVSRQAGGVRADEGLKLAMAGGITLESLPGLMLLKPHVVIIGSAITKAADPRQAAFQIRQVMNEQRERRIYG, from the coding sequence ATGAATATTCAATTAGCTCTTGACCGGATGACGATCCAAGAGGCCGTTGATATGGCGCGAATCGTTCAGGACGAAGTGGATTGGATCGAAGTGGGAACTTCCCTCATTAAAGAATTTGGTATGGACAGCGTCAAGGAGCTCAAGCGGGCATTTCCGGATAAAACGATTGTGGCCGATATGAAAACGTTCGATAACGCCAAGTATGAGTTCGAGCTATGCTTCAATGCCGGCGCGGATGTTGCTACGGTAATGGGAGCCGCTCCGCTCGTGACGGTGGAGACGTGTATGGAGACTGCCGCCCGGTTCGGCGCGCAGGTCATGATCGATCTTCTCCATACTTCGACTGAACAGCAGAATACATTGCATCAATTCAACGATGCCGTTCACTGCATCCATGTCAGCAAAGATGAGCAGGAGCAAGCGGGGCATCAGCTTAAGAATGTCAGTCGGCAAGCTGGAGGAGTTCGCGCAGATGAAGGGCTGAAGCTGGCGATGGCCGGAGGGATCACGCTGGAATCGCTGCCGGGTTTGATGCTGCTTAAGCCGCATGTGGTCATTATCGGGTCCGCGATTACGAAGGCGGCCGACCCGCGGCAGGCGGCATTTCAAATAAGACAAGTGATGAATGAGCAGAGGGAGAGACGGATCTATGGATAA
- the hxlB gene encoding 6-phospho-3-hexuloisomerase yields MDKIPAIIGEIETVLNKLEAGAIQETAATLAEGKRIFVVGEGRSGLMAKSFAMRMMHLGATSYVVGETITPSMAAGDILVAVSGSGTTKNVVWVAEKARELGCTVIGVTTDEQSQLGRSATKLLHIPAATKYRREGEAASIQPLGSLFDQCVHLVLDAVCLEYGGIRQVDGGMALRLHSNVE; encoded by the coding sequence ATGGATAAAATTCCGGCTATTATCGGGGAAATCGAAACGGTGCTGAACAAGCTGGAGGCCGGCGCTATTCAGGAGACGGCAGCGACTTTGGCGGAAGGGAAAAGAATTTTCGTCGTCGGAGAGGGCCGGTCGGGACTGATGGCCAAATCGTTTGCGATGCGCATGATGCATCTTGGCGCGACGTCGTATGTCGTCGGAGAGACGATTACGCCCTCGATGGCCGCCGGCGATATTTTGGTCGCGGTGTCCGGCTCGGGAACGACGAAAAATGTCGTGTGGGTTGCGGAAAAAGCGCGAGAGCTGGGCTGCACCGTGATCGGCGTAACAACGGACGAACAGTCTCAGCTGGGGCGCAGCGCGACAAAGCTCCTGCACATTCCGGCAGCCACGAAATATAGACGCGAGGGCGAAGCGGCAAGCATTCAACCGCTTGGGTCGCTGTTCGACCAATGCGTCCATCTCGTCCTGGACGCCGTATGCCTGGAATATGGCGGCATCCGGCAGGTGGACGGCGGCATGGCGCTGCGCCTGCACAGCAACGTGGAGTAA
- a CDS encoding ROK family transcriptional regulator: MGDRLKHDQEFIKKKNQILILEIIQKNNRRISRADIAKMTKMSPASVGRIVNTLIETGLIKETDQQSSGVGRKATMLECDVQSLLAIGVEVDRNVIKAAIVDLDGRIITEAEKKADNSANCPETVASRIIDLIRQLADGQKVELNKFIGIGIGIPGIINPDTGEVIISAQLKWKNERFASLIEDKLPLPVVLDNDLKVKALGESSYWPKSDETKTVLVSVGSGVGSALVDEGEIYRGANNIAGEIGHSTVNPDGMLCECGKRGCLQTYITDLSLLQEANQVRPVHHVEDIFEAMRNGETWAYNIIERACTYIAVTINNVVCTYNPDRIILTGNFIEHHSDTFEMVRAKMKDFIWEPFSGTFDLSRSKLGENSVRIGAAKLVLQQRLKQGLPLD; encoded by the coding sequence ATGGGGGATCGGTTGAAGCATGACCAGGAGTTCATCAAGAAAAAAAATCAGATTCTCATTCTTGAAATCATCCAGAAAAACAACAGGCGGATATCGAGAGCCGATATTGCCAAGATGACCAAGATGAGTCCGGCTTCGGTTGGACGGATCGTGAACACGCTGATCGAAACCGGGCTCATTAAAGAGACCGATCAACAGTCCTCAGGCGTCGGCCGCAAGGCGACGATGCTCGAATGCGATGTGCAGTCGCTGTTAGCGATCGGCGTTGAAGTGGACCGGAACGTTATCAAAGCGGCGATTGTCGATTTGGATGGCCGCATTATCACCGAGGCCGAGAAGAAGGCGGACAACAGCGCGAATTGTCCGGAGACGGTCGCCAGCCGCATTATTGACCTCATTCGGCAATTGGCGGACGGACAAAAGGTTGAGCTGAACAAGTTCATCGGCATCGGAATCGGCATACCGGGCATCATTAATCCCGACACCGGGGAAGTGATCATTTCGGCACAGCTGAAATGGAAAAATGAGCGCTTCGCTTCTTTAATCGAAGACAAATTGCCGCTCCCCGTCGTCCTGGATAACGATTTAAAGGTTAAGGCGCTTGGCGAAAGCAGTTATTGGCCCAAATCCGACGAAACCAAAACCGTTCTCGTCAGCGTCGGCAGCGGCGTCGGGTCCGCGCTTGTGGATGAAGGAGAGATTTATCGGGGAGCCAACAATATTGCTGGCGAAATCGGCCATTCCACCGTGAACCCGGATGGGATGCTTTGCGAATGCGGCAAGAGGGGCTGTCTGCAAACGTATATTACGGACTTGTCCCTGCTTCAGGAGGCGAACCAAGTGAGGCCGGTCCATCATGTGGAAGACATTTTCGAAGCGATGCGCAATGGCGAAACGTGGGCCTATAACATCATTGAACGTGCTTGTACTTATATTGCGGTCACGATCAACAACGTCGTCTGTACGTATAATCCGGACCGGATCATTTTAACGGGCAACTTTATTGAACATCATTCCGACACGTTCGAGATGGTGCGGGCAAAAATGAAAGATTTCATCTGGGAACCGTTCAGCGGAACGTTCGATTTGTCCCGTTCGAAATTGGGCGAGAATTCCGTTCGGATCGGAGCGGCCAAGCTTGTGCTGCAGCAGCGGCTTAAACAGGGGCTTCCGCTCGATTAA
- a CDS encoding MFS transporter codes for MSKPQLSASRWFRLIPVIFITYSLAYLDRANYGFGAAAGMAEDLSITSSMSSLLGALFFLGYFFFQVPGAYYAENKSAKKLVFVALILWGLLATATGMVTNVTLLIGIRFMLGVVESAVMPAMLVFLSHWFTKKERSRANTFLILGNPVTVLWMSVLSGYLVTSIGWRGMFIVEGLPAVIWAFIWWKLVNDKPKDAKWLTDEEKRALSEEMNREQADLKAVKNYREAFRSPSVIILAFQYFFWSIGVYGFVLWLPSIVKAAPNMSMIATGWLSSIPYLLAIALMLLASYFSDKTLHRKRFVWPFLLIGAIAFYASYAIGPDQFWISFVLLIIAGGAMYAPYGPFFAIIPEILPRNVAGGAMALINSMGALGSFAGSYIVGYLNGSTGGFGASYMFMASSLLLSAILTIMVGRTKQVGIRSQVGVNPR; via the coding sequence ATGAGCAAACCTCAATTATCCGCCTCCCGCTGGTTCCGGTTAATACCGGTTATTTTCATCACGTACAGTCTTGCCTATTTGGACCGGGCAAATTACGGTTTTGGGGCAGCGGCCGGAATGGCCGAAGATTTGTCCATTACGTCGTCGATGTCATCGCTGCTGGGCGCGCTGTTTTTTCTCGGTTATTTTTTCTTTCAGGTACCCGGAGCGTACTACGCGGAAAATAAAAGCGCCAAGAAGCTCGTTTTTGTCGCGCTCATATTATGGGGGCTTCTGGCTACCGCTACAGGGATGGTCACTAATGTAACGCTGCTGATTGGCATTCGCTTTATGCTTGGCGTTGTAGAGAGCGCTGTCATGCCGGCGATGCTCGTCTTTTTAAGCCATTGGTTTACGAAAAAAGAACGTTCCCGGGCCAATACGTTTCTCATTCTCGGCAATCCGGTTACGGTGCTGTGGATGTCGGTTCTGTCCGGATATCTCGTCACTTCGATCGGCTGGAGAGGCATGTTCATCGTTGAGGGGCTGCCGGCGGTGATTTGGGCCTTTATTTGGTGGAAGCTTGTGAACGATAAGCCGAAGGATGCGAAATGGCTTACCGATGAAGAGAAAAGAGCGCTGTCGGAAGAGATGAATCGCGAACAAGCAGATTTGAAAGCGGTTAAAAATTATCGTGAAGCGTTTCGCTCGCCAAGCGTCATCATCCTTGCCTTTCAATATTTTTTCTGGAGCATCGGTGTGTACGGTTTCGTGCTGTGGCTTCCTTCGATCGTCAAAGCGGCCCCGAATATGAGTATGATCGCCACCGGATGGCTGTCGTCGATCCCTTATCTGCTCGCGATTGCGCTTATGCTTCTGGCCTCTTACTTCTCGGATAAAACGCTGCATCGAAAAAGATTTGTATGGCCTTTCCTGCTAATCGGTGCAATCGCTTTCTACGCCTCTTATGCAATCGGACCCGACCAGTTCTGGATATCTTTTGTTTTGCTCATTATTGCAGGAGGAGCTATGTACGCGCCGTACGGACCGTTTTTTGCCATTATTCCGGAAATACTGCCGCGCAACGTCGCAGGAGGAGCGATGGCATTGATCAACAGCATGGGGGCGCTCGGTTCGTTTGCCGGTTCCTACATTGTCGGCTATTTGAACGGATCGACGGGCGGATTTGGAGCTTCCTATATGTTCATGGCAAGCTCATTGCTGCTTTCCGCGATTTTGACGATAATGGTAGGCAGAACGAAACAAGTAGGAATACGTTCACAGGTGGGAGTGAATCCGCGATGA
- a CDS encoding asparaginase, translating to METALVKEYRGGFEECVHYGHICGVNEKGQIVYSAGNPEAETFLRSSGKPFQAIPVVRHGADQAFGFTDAEGAITIGSHRAEPFHVEILESIIRKTGIGEQHLICHPTYPLSVYATEDLLRQNASKRAIYHNCSGKHLGILALCKKMGYPLEGYGELDHPAQQEILETLAYLAELPKEAIHLGTDGCGFPVFSMPLHALAVAYLKLACPDLIDNEEIRTAVQTIVRRMNAHYEMVAGTDRICSSLLMDPNIVAKGGAKGVYCFGLKKERLAFALKVIDGSEDEWPIIVASILEQIGYDNPETIARMYKLAPLDIKNDNQKVIGRNEPVFTLQQSIQP from the coding sequence GTGGAAACAGCTCTTGTTAAAGAATATCGCGGAGGATTTGAAGAGTGCGTTCACTACGGTCATATTTGCGGTGTGAATGAGAAAGGACAAATTGTCTATTCCGCAGGCAATCCGGAAGCCGAGACGTTTCTGCGTTCCTCAGGCAAACCGTTTCAGGCGATTCCGGTTGTAAGGCATGGCGCTGACCAGGCATTCGGGTTTACCGATGCGGAAGGGGCGATTACGATCGGCTCCCACCGCGCCGAGCCGTTTCATGTCGAGATTTTGGAATCGATCATCCGCAAAACGGGAATTGGCGAACAGCATCTGATTTGTCATCCTACATATCCGCTCAGCGTATATGCAACGGAAGATTTGCTTCGCCAGAACGCTTCCAAACGGGCCATTTATCATAACTGTTCCGGCAAACATTTGGGCATTCTTGCGCTGTGCAAAAAGATGGGTTATCCGCTGGAAGGTTACGGCGAGCTCGATCACCCTGCCCAGCAGGAGATTTTGGAGACGCTCGCTTACTTGGCGGAGCTGCCGAAAGAAGCGATTCATCTCGGTACCGACGGCTGCGGCTTCCCCGTGTTTTCAATGCCGCTCCATGCTTTGGCAGTCGCTTATCTCAAGCTGGCCTGCCCCGATTTAATCGATAACGAAGAAATCCGGACGGCGGTGCAGACGATCGTACGGCGTATGAATGCCCATTATGAGATGGTCGCTGGTACGGACCGGATTTGCTCGAGTCTGCTGATGGATCCGAACATTGTTGCCAAAGGCGGAGCGAAGGGCGTCTACTGCTTCGGATTGAAAAAAGAGCGTCTCGCTTTCGCGCTGAAAGTGATTGACGGCTCCGAGGACGAATGGCCGATCATCGTCGCTTCGATTTTGGAGCAAATCGGCTACGACAATCCGGAAACGATCGCCCGGATGTATAAGCTGGCGCCGCTCGACATCAAAAATGACAACCAAAAAGTGATCGGCCGCAACGAGCCGGTGTTTACGTTACAGCAGTCAATCCAACCTTAA
- a CDS encoding protein adenylyltransferase SelO produces the protein MTEKTAVTETGWNFDNSYARLPESFFTKQNPTPVREPKLAVLNDSLARALGLNVQALRSNDGVAALAGNRIPEGALPLAQAYAGHQFGHFTMLGDGRALLLGEQITPLGARVDIQLKGSGITPYSRRGDGRAALGPMLREYIISEAMHALGIPTTRSLAVVTTGESVFRETELPGAILTRVAASHLRVGTFQYAASWGTEENLRALTDYTLQRHFPEIDADENRYLVLLQEVIKRQAKLIAKWQLVGFIHGVMNTDNMALSGETIDYGPCAFMDAYDPATVFSSIDVHGRYAYGNQPHIAAWNLARFAEALLPLLHDSEEQAIKLAEDAISDFSELYHRHWLGGMRAKLGIFNEEQEDESLIKGLLTMMQKYGADYTNTFRALTFDQPKDSDLFDAKEFASWHEQWQARRGRQQEPEAASQQLMQSSNPAVIPRNHRVEDALEAAVEQGDYSVMERLLVALSSPFAHSPEQAEYATLPEPATRPYRTFCGT, from the coding sequence ATGACAGAGAAAACAGCGGTAACCGAAACAGGATGGAACTTCGATAACAGTTATGCCCGTCTGCCGGAATCATTTTTTACGAAACAAAACCCAACTCCTGTACGAGAGCCGAAATTGGCCGTTCTTAATGATTCGTTGGCGAGAGCGCTGGGGTTGAATGTCCAAGCGCTGCGAAGCAATGATGGTGTAGCGGCGCTAGCCGGCAACCGGATTCCCGAAGGCGCTTTGCCGCTTGCTCAAGCTTACGCCGGGCATCAATTCGGGCATTTTACGATGTTAGGGGACGGAAGGGCTCTGCTGCTTGGCGAACAAATCACTCCCCTGGGCGCGCGGGTGGATATTCAGCTGAAAGGTTCAGGTATAACGCCATACTCCCGACGAGGCGATGGCCGCGCGGCACTCGGGCCGATGCTGCGCGAATACATCATAAGCGAAGCGATGCATGCGCTTGGTATTCCGACGACCCGCAGCCTGGCGGTGGTAACGACCGGTGAGTCCGTATTTCGCGAAACCGAGCTGCCCGGAGCGATTCTGACCCGCGTGGCTGCCAGTCATCTGCGCGTCGGCACCTTTCAATACGCTGCAAGTTGGGGTACCGAGGAGAACCTTCGGGCGTTGACCGATTACACATTGCAAAGACATTTTCCGGAAATTGACGCCGATGAGAACCGCTATCTTGTCCTGCTTCAGGAAGTGATCAAGCGGCAGGCCAAGCTGATTGCCAAATGGCAGCTCGTCGGCTTTATTCACGGAGTGATGAACACCGACAACATGGCCCTTAGCGGAGAAACGATCGATTACGGCCCTTGCGCCTTTATGGATGCTTATGACCCGGCCACGGTATTCAGCTCCATTGACGTCCATGGGCGTTACGCCTATGGCAATCAGCCGCATATTGCCGCGTGGAATCTCGCGAGATTTGCTGAAGCCCTCTTGCCGCTGCTGCATGACAGCGAAGAGCAGGCGATCAAACTGGCCGAGGATGCGATTTCTGATTTCTCCGAGTTGTATCACCGTCATTGGCTCGGGGGAATGAGGGCAAAACTGGGAATCTTTAACGAAGAGCAAGAGGATGAATCCCTCATTAAAGGTCTCCTAACCATGATGCAGAAATATGGTGCGGACTACACCAATACTTTCCGCGCATTAACTTTTGATCAACCGAAGGATTCGGATCTGTTTGACGCCAAGGAATTTGCTTCGTGGCATGAGCAGTGGCAGGCGAGACGAGGCAGGCAGCAGGAGCCCGAAGCCGCTTCGCAACAGTTGATGCAAAGCAGCAATCCCGCGGTAATCCCTCGCAACCACCGGGTAGAAGATGCACTGGAAGCTGCGGTGGAACAAGGAGACTACAGCGTGATGGAGCGGCTTCTTGTTGCTCTTTCGAGCCCCTTCGCGCACTCCCCCGAACAGGCGGAATACGCCACGCTGCCAGAGCCAGCAACCCGTCCTTACCGAACTTTTTGCGGGACTTGA
- a CDS encoding LacI family DNA-binding transcriptional regulator, giving the protein MVKVTMADVAEKAGVSKSTVSQYLNKRYEYMSAETRSKIEEAIEELEYQPNALARSLKQKRTSTIGIIVANIMHSFSTEICRAIEDYFQEYGMNVMLCNSYEDAEKEKMYIEMLQAKQVDGIILFPTGKNKQLYKKLTKQRTPILFIDRKVEGINTDIIAVNNGEAVYKAIEHLAEQGHRKIAILTAPLTISSRMERMEGYKRAVKELGLEQHEPFMISCEMAEMKSRLNKLFAGEIKPSAIIAGNDLVLLEVLAHIKANAIKVPEQLALIVFDNISFAHLLQPTLTSIIQPSQEMGKAAGELLHERIKADGQIDASPRERIFECKLVVRESTLRSTPAEK; this is encoded by the coding sequence GTGGTCAAGGTTACAATGGCCGATGTGGCGGAAAAAGCCGGTGTGTCCAAAAGCACCGTTTCCCAATATTTAAATAAACGGTACGAATATATGAGTGCGGAAACGAGATCGAAAATTGAAGAAGCGATTGAAGAGCTGGAGTACCAGCCGAACGCGTTGGCGCGGAGCTTGAAGCAAAAGCGGACGTCAACGATCGGCATCATTGTGGCGAACATTATGCACAGCTTCTCGACGGAAATTTGCCGGGCGATTGAAGATTATTTTCAGGAGTACGGCATGAATGTCATGCTGTGTAACTCGTACGAGGATGCGGAGAAAGAGAAGATGTATATCGAAATGCTGCAGGCGAAGCAGGTGGACGGCATCATTTTGTTTCCGACCGGCAAAAACAAGCAGCTGTACAAAAAGCTGACGAAGCAGCGCACCCCGATCCTGTTCATCGACCGCAAAGTGGAAGGGATTAACACGGACATCATCGCCGTGAACAACGGTGAAGCGGTTTATAAGGCGATTGAACATTTGGCGGAGCAAGGCCACCGGAAGATCGCCATATTGACGGCGCCGCTGACGATCAGTTCGCGCATGGAGCGGATGGAAGGCTACAAAAGGGCGGTGAAGGAGCTCGGACTGGAACAACATGAGCCGTTCATGATCAGCTGCGAAATGGCCGAAATGAAGAGCAGGCTGAACAAACTCTTTGCGGGGGAGATCAAGCCTTCGGCGATTATTGCCGGCAACGATTTGGTGCTGCTGGAGGTGCTTGCCCACATCAAAGCGAATGCGATCAAGGTGCCGGAGCAGCTCGCGCTGATCGTCTTTGACAACATCTCATTCGCGCATTTGTTGCAGCCGACGCTCACTTCAATCATCCAGCCTTCGCAGGAAATGGGCAAAGCCGCCGGGGAACTGCTCCATGAGCGGATTAAGGCCGACGGGCAAATCGACGCCTCGCCGCGCGAGCGGATTTTTGAATGCAAACTGGTTGTACGTGAATCCACCTTAAGAAGCACCCCTGCCGAAAAATAA
- a CDS encoding sugar phosphate isomerase/epimerase family protein, whose amino-acid sequence MNKVIIPTSVFDPQNPAVDGQEKYAAFIAANGGQGIEIRRELFRTEDLPLEKCRRAIEQHQLNCVYSAPVELWLESGELNESGLEVILEEAQAIQADIVKMPLGHYDAVRSNVNAISGLLGRNLQGSKSMILTVENDQTAYGGNLQQLNAFFKAVSENAVPVRMTFDIGNWAYSGENAFAAAELLSRHVVYVHCKHVEQDGDQLKTVPITKEPNADWRQLLQRLPADAPAAIEFPVADASMLRDYIALLKKAMEKEEIT is encoded by the coding sequence TTGAATAAAGTTATTATTCCCACCTCGGTATTTGACCCGCAAAATCCAGCGGTAGACGGCCAGGAAAAGTATGCAGCATTCATTGCGGCAAACGGCGGACAAGGAATTGAAATCAGGCGGGAACTGTTTCGTACCGAGGATCTTCCATTAGAAAAGTGCCGGCGTGCCATTGAGCAGCATCAGCTCAATTGTGTCTATTCGGCTCCGGTGGAACTTTGGCTTGAAAGCGGCGAGTTAAATGAAAGCGGTTTAGAAGTGATCCTTGAAGAAGCGCAAGCGATTCAAGCGGACATTGTGAAAATGCCGTTAGGTCATTATGATGCTGTTCGATCAAATGTAAACGCAATATCTGGTTTATTAGGTCGTAATCTCCAAGGATCTAAGTCGATGATCTTAACGGTGGAAAATGACCAGACGGCTTACGGAGGCAATCTGCAGCAGCTGAACGCATTTTTTAAAGCGGTTTCAGAAAATGCCGTCCCTGTCCGCATGACGTTTGATATCGGAAACTGGGCGTACTCCGGGGAAAATGCGTTCGCTGCGGCCGAATTGCTGAGCAGGCATGTCGTGTATGTTCATTGTAAGCATGTCGAACAGGATGGCGATCAATTGAAAACGGTTCCAATAACTAAGGAGCCGAACGCGGACTGGAGACAGCTATTACAACGGCTGCCTGCGGACGCGCCGGCCGCCATTGAATTTCCTGTTGCGGATGCAAGCATGCTGCGTGATTATATCGCCCTGTTGAAAAAAGCGATGGAGAAGGAGGAAATCACTTGA
- a CDS encoding DinB family protein translates to MAANMNEKIKEFAGFIAWAEKMRSLDHELWRKPITEGKWSIREILTHIMFWDRNLLEKIVPNVTEGAELFFVDIDSLNQEASLFSQSYTKPDALIDDAVNTRKQLLLLLNECYDDTTQFRIDHGQYTFEKLLDEFIEHDEHHIKQVESFLAQPKSL, encoded by the coding sequence ATGGCAGCGAACATGAACGAGAAAATAAAGGAGTTCGCAGGCTTTATCGCTTGGGCGGAAAAAATGAGAAGCCTCGACCATGAGCTTTGGAGAAAGCCGATCACCGAAGGGAAATGGTCGATCCGGGAAATTTTGACCCACATCATGTTCTGGGACCGAAATTTGCTGGAGAAGATAGTTCCCAATGTGACAGAAGGCGCAGAGTTGTTTTTCGTGGATATAGATTCGCTCAATCAAGAAGCCTCATTATTTTCTCAATCGTATACGAAGCCCGATGCTCTTATCGATGACGCCGTGAACACTCGGAAGCAGCTGCTGCTCCTGTTGAATGAATGTTATGATGACACAACGCAATTCCGCATCGATCATGGGCAATATACATTTGAGAAATTGTTGGACGAATTCATTGAGCACGATGAGCATCACATCAAACAAGTGGAGTCATTTTTAGCACAGCCGAAATCATTATGA